A genomic window from Pecten maximus chromosome 4, xPecMax1.1, whole genome shotgun sequence includes:
- the LOC117324851 gene encoding pollen-specific leucine-rich repeat extensin-like protein 3, translating into MYFPVKVSHCPVGSLSPTMYFPVKVSHCPVGSPSPTVYFPVKVSHCPVGSPSPTVYFPVQVSHCPVGSPSPTVYFPVKVSHCLVGSPSPTVYFPVQVSHCPVGSLSPTMYFPVKVSHCPVGSLSPTMYFPVKVSHCPVGSLSPTMYFPVQVSHCPVGSLSPTMYFPGQVSHCPVESPSPTVYFPVQVSHCPVESPSPTMYFPVQVSHCPVGSLSPTMYFDSHSRRVTVLLGHHLLLSTS; encoded by the coding sequence ATGTACTTCCCAGTCAAGGTGAGTCACTGTCCTGTTGGGTCACTATCACCTACCATGTACTTCCCAGTCAAGGTGAGTCACTGTCCTGTTGGGTCACCATCACCTACCGTGTACTTCCCAGTCAAGGTGAGTCACTGTCCTGTTGGGTCACCATCACCTACCGTGTACTTCCCAGTCCAGGTGAGTCACTGTCCTGTTGGGTCACCATCACCTACCGTGTACTTCCCAGTCAAGGTGAGTCACTGTCTTGTTGGGTCACCATCACCTACCGTGTACTTCCCAGTCCAGGTGAGTCACTGTCCTGTTGGGTCACTATCACCTACCATGTACTTCCCAGTCAAGGTGAGTCACTGTCCTGTTGGGTCACTATCACCTACCATGTACTTCCCAGTCAAGGTGAGTCACTGTCCTGTTGGGTCACTATCACCTACCATGTACTTCCCAGTCCAGGTAAGTCACTGTCCTGTTGGGTCACTATCACCTACCATGTACTTCCCAGGCCAGGTGAGTCACTGTCCTGTTGAGTCACCGTCACCTACCGTGTACTTCCCAGTCCAGGTAAGTCACTGTCCTGTTGAGTCACCGTCACCTACCATGTACTTCCCAGTCCAGGTGAGTCACTGTCCTGTTGGGTCACTATCACCTACCATGTACTTTGATTCCCACTCAAGGCGAGTCACTGTCCTGTTGGGTCACCATCTCCTACTGAGTACTTCCTAG
- the LOC117325019 gene encoding beta-1,3-galactosyltransferase 1-like — MSSSKLTDLLCKGQHDIDPNENCKTLTENTDNSRKGLASFMVSVTVMRKRRTSPQVLLKASITTVLVVTIGFIILYTILLKYFSNTVPYVPEEWERIHNQYHAHHRPKLIPRPMDLDPSNFVTSEIINKPPKWNISDYDFDNNLQNTKLCRQKYQYLVIIVSTRTEFDRRIAIRNSWCRPQRYNLPLDAWGCVFLLGVGSQHEPNSDIVDRRIDLEIKTYNDILKGSYIDSYRNLTYKVLHGLHWASKSCPTEFVLKTDDDCFVNTHLLHILILHHRDAMDLYIGSVSNKQHEVLRDPNSVWYVSEELYGENFYPRYASGAGYLLSADVVTRLIDVSRYRIPIPNEDAYIGILAQDIDVKPLQSGRFTLMSLGWTLCNYLYLVVIHKVLPDQQGGMLNNTIRARTSHMCTPTPNEQRLTWN; from the coding sequence ATGAGTTCCTCAAAGTTGACAGATTTACTTTGTAAAGGCCAACATGACATCGATCCAAATGAGAATTGCAAAACTCTGACAGAAAATACAGATAATAGTCGGAAGGGGCTGGCATCATTTATGGTCTCTGTTACGGTGATGCGAAAACGTAGGACCTCTCCGCAAGTTTTACTGAAAGCTAGCATTACGACAGTTTTGGTGGTGACTATAGGATTCATTATACTATATACAATTCTACTGAAGTATTTCTCCAACACTGTGCCTTATGTGCCTGAGGAATGGGAGCGGATACACAATCAGTACCACGCCCACCACAGACCAAAACTTATACCCAGGCCTATGGACCTAGACCCAAGTAACTTTGTGACttctgaaataataaataaacctCCAAAATGGAATATATCAGattatgattttgataataatttacaaaataccaAACTATGTAGACAAAAATATCAGTATCTAGTTATCATAGTATCTACTAGAACTGAATTTGATCGTCGCATTGCAATCAGAAATTCGTGGTGTCGGCCTCAGAGGTACAACCTGCCTCTGGATGCCTGGGGATGTGTGTTTCTATTAGGAGTTGGCTCACAACACGAACCCAACAGTGATATAGTGGATAGGAGAATAGATCTGGAAATAAAAACTTATAATGACATACTCAAAGGCAGCTATATAGACTCTTACAGGAATCTCACCTATAAGGTTCTTCACGGACTTCACTGGGCCAGCAAGTCATGTCCTACAGAGTTTGTACTGAAAACAGATGATGATTGTTTTGTCAATACTCACCTGTTACATATACTCATTCTTCACCATAGAGATGCTATGGACCTGTACATAGGTAGTGTGTCTAATAAACAACATGAGGTCCTGCGAGACCCCAacagtgtgtggtatgtgtcaGAGGAGTTGTATGGAGAAAATTTTTATCCTAGGTATGCCAGCGGGGCTGGCTACCTTCTGTCTGCCGATGTCGTTACAAGACTTATAGATGTTAGCAGGTATAGAATACCCATTCCAAATGAGGATGCATACATAGGAATCCTTGCACAAGACATTGACGTTAAACCTCTACAAAGCGGCCGGTTCACACTGATGAGTCTAGGTTGGACCCTGTGTAATTACCTCTACCTAGTGGTAATCCACAAGGTCCTGCCTGACCAACAGGGAGGCATGCTCAACAACACCATCAGAGCCAGGACTAGTCACATGTGTACACCAACACCCAACGAGCAGAGACTCACCTGGAACTAG